The following are encoded together in the Lactuca sativa cultivar Salinas chromosome 1, Lsat_Salinas_v11, whole genome shotgun sequence genome:
- the LOC122196045 gene encoding protein argonaute 4A-like: MRVNDQYLTNVLLKINAKLGGLNSMLCVEHSPSLPHVSKAPTIILGMDVSHGSPGQSDIPFIAAVVSSRHWPLISRYRAS; encoded by the exons ATGAGAGTCAATGATCAGTACCTCACAAATGTCCTGCTTAAGATCAATGCTAAG CTTGGGGGTCTTAACTCAATGTTATGTGTGGAGCATTCTCCTTCCCTTCCACATGTTTCCAAGGCTCCCACAATCATTCTGGGCATGGATGTGTCTCATGGGTCACCTGGCCAGTCTGATATTCCATTTATTGCTGCT GTTGTTAGCTCCCGACATTGGCCTTTGATCTCCCGCTATCGAGCTTCTTAA